One window of Bacteroides sp. AN502(2024) genomic DNA carries:
- the sufB gene encoding Fe-S cluster assembly protein SufB → MQQEPNKMKLNQKDELEKRTDNEFVRKFAEEKYKYGFTTEVHTDIIERGLNEDVIRLISSKKNEPEWLLEFRLKAYRHWLTLEMPNWAHLRIPEIDYQAISYYADPTQKKEGPKSMEEVDPELIKTFNKLGIPLEEQMALSGMAVDAVMDSVSVKTTFKETLMEKGIIFCSFSEAVREHPDLVKKYMGSVVGYRDNFFAALNSAVFSDGSFVYIPKGVRCPMELSTYFRINARNTGQFERTLIVADDDSYVSYLEGCTAPMRDENQLHAAIVEIVVHDRAEVKYSTVQNWYPGDAEGKGGVYNFVTKRGNCKGVDSKLSWTQVETGSAITWKYPSCILTGDNSTAEFYSVAVTNNHQQADTGTKMIHLGKNTRSTIVSKGISAGHSENSYRGLVRVAGKADNARNYSQCDSLLLGDKCGAHTFPYMDIHNETAVVEHEATTSKISEDQIFYCNQRGIATEDAIGLIVNGYAKEVLNKLPMEFAVEAQKLLTISLEGSVG, encoded by the coding sequence ATGCAACAAGAACCCAATAAAATGAAACTCAATCAGAAAGATGAACTTGAAAAGAGGACTGATAATGAGTTTGTCCGGAAATTTGCGGAGGAGAAATATAAATACGGCTTCACCACAGAGGTGCATACGGACATCATTGAGCGTGGACTTAATGAAGATGTCATTCGTCTGATTTCATCGAAAAAGAACGAACCGGAGTGGTTGCTGGAGTTTCGACTGAAAGCGTATCGTCATTGGCTGACATTGGAAATGCCTAATTGGGCACATCTCCGTATTCCTGAAATTGATTATCAGGCGATTTCTTATTATGCTGATCCGACTCAGAAGAAAGAAGGACCGAAGAGCATGGAGGAAGTCGATCCTGAATTGATAAAGACGTTTAATAAACTGGGCATTCCTTTGGAAGAGCAAATGGCTCTTAGCGGAATGGCTGTGGATGCCGTTATGGACTCTGTTTCTGTAAAGACTACTTTTAAGGAAACGCTGATGGAGAAAGGGATTATATTCTGTTCATTTAGTGAAGCTGTGCGGGAGCATCCGGATCTGGTGAAGAAATACATGGGATCGGTAGTGGGCTATCGAGACAATTTCTTTGCAGCATTGAACTCAGCAGTGTTCTCTGACGGCTCTTTCGTGTATATTCCGAAAGGGGTACGTTGTCCGATGGAGCTTTCCACTTATTTCCGTATCAATGCCCGTAACACGGGACAGTTTGAACGTACGCTGATTGTGGCGGATGATGATTCGTATGTCTCTTATCTGGAAGGGTGTACGGCTCCGATGCGGGATGAAAATCAGCTGCATGCCGCTATCGTTGAGATTGTTGTACATGACCGTGCAGAGGTAAAATACAGTACTGTTCAAAACTGGTATCCGGGAGATGCGGAAGGCAAGGGCGGGGTGTACAACTTTGTCACCAAACGCGGTAACTGTAAAGGAGTGGACAGTAAATTATCCTGGACACAAGTGGAAACCGGTTCGGCAATCACTTGGAAATATCCTTCTTGTATCCTGACGGGCGATAACTCGACTGCTGAGTTTTATTCCGTAGCTGTGACAAACAACCATCAGCAGGCAGATACCGGGACGAAGATGATTCATCTGGGTAAGAACACCCGTAGTACGATTGTAAGTAAAGGTATCTCTGCCGGACATAGTGAAAACTCCTATCGTGGGCTGGTACGCGTGGCCGGGAAAGCGGACAATGCCCGTAATTATAGTCAGTGCGACTCTCTGTTACTGGGAGATAAGTGTGGTGCACATACCTTCCCCTATATGGATATTCACAATGAGACAGCTGTGGTGGAGCATGAAGCTACGACGAGCAAGATTAGTGAGGACCAGATATTTTATTGCAACCAGCGCGGCATCGCGACAGAAGATGCTATCGGACTTATTGTGAACGGATATGCAAAGGAGGTATTGAATAAACTTCCGATGGAGTTCGCGGTAGAAGCACAGAAGCTGCTTACTATCTCATTGGAAGGAAGCGTGGGGTGA
- a CDS encoding CvpA family protein, with product MATIDIIIFIVIGAGAVVGFVKGFIRQLASLLGVIVGLLAAKVLYASLAEKLCPTVTDSMTVAQVLAFVMIWIAVPLLFVLIASLLTKAMQAISLNWLNRWLGSGLGALKFLLLTSVVIGAIEFVDNDNKLISATKKKESLLYYPMETFAGIFFPAAKNMTQQYILENKDATRTQ from the coding sequence GTGGCAACGATTGATATAATTATTTTTATTGTAATAGGGGCCGGAGCGGTGGTAGGTTTTGTAAAAGGCTTCATTCGTCAGTTGGCTTCTCTTTTAGGGGTGATAGTCGGTCTGTTGGCCGCGAAAGTTCTGTATGCCTCTTTGGCGGAAAAGCTTTGCCCGACAGTGACAGACTCGATGACAGTTGCACAAGTGTTGGCTTTTGTCATGATTTGGATTGCCGTACCGTTGCTCTTTGTATTGATCGCCTCGTTATTGACAAAAGCCATGCAGGCAATTTCGCTGAACTGGCTGAATCGCTGGTTAGGAAGTGGGCTGGGGGCACTTAAATTTCTGCTGTTGACGAGTGTAGTGATTGGTGCGATAGAGTTTGTGGACAACGATAATAAGTTAATCAGTGCAACAAAAAAGAAAGAATCTTTGTTATATTATCCGATGGAAACGTTTGCGGGGATCTTTTTCCCTGCTGCGAAAAATATGACGCAACAATATATATTAGAGAATAAAGATGCAACAAGAACCCAATAA
- the infB gene encoding translation initiation factor IF-2, with protein sequence MTIRLNKVTRDLNVGIATVVEFLQKKGHTVEANPNTKISEEQYAILVKEFSTDKNLRLESERFIQKRQNKDRNKVSVSIEGFEQQPEKPKSEDVIKTVIPEDVRPKFKPVGKIDLENLNGRKPEKVEKEPEQKQEEPVVEQPVVKPEVEKEEEVTPPVAVVEPTSVVVEPVVVPEPVVETKPVEVEKVVEVVATAPVAVEEHKEEEVETTQTEITPAAEKAPEDDGVFKIRQPELGAKINVIGQIDLAALNQSTRPKKKSKEEKRREREEKEKIRQDQKKLMKEAIIREIRKDDSKLSKNGPKDGAEASANKKKRNRINKEKVDVNNVATSNFTAPRPNAQGKGGNGNGQGGQAGGQGNNNRRNSNNKDRFKKPVIKQEVSEEDVAKQVKETLARLTTKGKNKASKYRKEKREMASNRMQEREDQEMADSKVLKLTEFVTANELATMMDVSVNQVIATCMSIGIMVSINQRLDAETINLVAEEFGFKTEYVSAEVAQAIVEEEDAPEDLQPRAPIVTVMGHVDHGKTSLLDYIRKANVIAGEAGGITQHIGAYNVKLEDGRRITFLDTPGHEAFTAMRARGAKVTDIAIIIVAADDNVMPQTKEAINHAMAAGVPIVFAINKVDKPTANPDKIKEELAAMNYLVEEWGGKYQSQDISAKKGVGVEDLLEKVLLEAEMLELKANPNRNATGSIIESSLDKGRGYVATVLVSNGTLKVGDIILAGTSYGRVKAMFNERNQRIKEAGPSEPALVLGLNGAPAAGDTFHVVESDQEAREITNKREQLAREQGLRTQKILTLDELGRRIALGNFQELNIIVKGDVDGSVEALSDSLIKLSTEQIQVNVIHKGVGAISESDVSLAAASDAIIVGFQVRPSGAAAKMAEQEGVDIRKYSVIYDAIEEVKSAMEGMLAPELKEQITATVEIREVFNITKVGLVAGAMVKTGKVKRSDKARLIRDGIVIFTGNINALKRFKDDVKEVGTNFECGISLVNCNDMKVGDMIETFEEIEVKQTL encoded by the coding sequence ATGACGATAAGGTTAAACAAAGTTACAAGAGATTTGAACGTAGGAATCGCGACGGTAGTTGAGTTCCTGCAGAAAAAAGGGCATACCGTTGAGGCTAATCCTAATACCAAAATTAGCGAGGAGCAATACGCTATACTCGTAAAGGAGTTCAGTACAGATAAGAACCTTAGACTTGAATCGGAGCGTTTCATACAGAAACGTCAGAATAAGGATCGTAATAAGGTGTCGGTATCGATTGAAGGCTTCGAACAGCAGCCCGAAAAACCTAAGTCGGAAGATGTGATTAAGACAGTCATACCTGAGGATGTACGTCCGAAGTTTAAACCTGTCGGAAAAATTGATTTGGAAAATTTAAATGGGCGTAAACCTGAAAAGGTGGAGAAGGAACCGGAACAGAAACAGGAAGAGCCGGTGGTAGAACAGCCTGTCGTTAAACCCGAGGTGGAGAAGGAAGAGGAGGTGACACCTCCTGTTGCTGTTGTAGAGCCTACTTCAGTGGTGGTTGAGCCCGTAGTAGTGCCGGAACCTGTAGTGGAGACGAAGCCGGTAGAAGTTGAAAAAGTAGTGGAAGTAGTAGCAACTGCACCTGTGGCAGTGGAAGAGCATAAAGAAGAAGAGGTGGAAACTACACAGACTGAAATAACCCCGGCAGCAGAAAAGGCTCCGGAGGATGATGGTGTTTTCAAAATCCGTCAACCGGAATTAGGTGCGAAGATTAATGTGATCGGTCAGATTGACTTGGCTGCATTGAATCAGTCTACTCGCCCCAAAAAGAAATCGAAGGAAGAGAAACGTCGCGAACGTGAAGAAAAGGAGAAAATCCGGCAGGATCAGAAGAAGTTGATGAAGGAGGCTATCATCAGGGAAATCCGTAAAGATGATTCCAAATTGTCGAAGAACGGGCCTAAGGATGGTGCGGAAGCATCTGCTAACAAGAAGAAACGGAACCGTATCAATAAAGAGAAGGTGGATGTCAACAATGTTGCAACTTCCAACTTTACTGCTCCGAGACCTAATGCGCAGGGTAAGGGTGGCAATGGTAACGGTCAGGGCGGTCAGGCTGGCGGTCAAGGAAATAACAACAGAAGAAATAGTAACAATAAAGATCGCTTCAAGAAGCCGGTTATCAAACAGGAGGTGAGCGAGGAAGACGTAGCAAAACAGGTAAAAGAAACTCTTGCACGTCTGACAACCAAGGGTAAGAATAAAGCGTCCAAATACCGTAAAGAGAAACGTGAAATGGCTTCCAACCGTATGCAGGAACGGGAAGATCAGGAAATGGCGGACAGCAAGGTATTGAAGTTGACCGAGTTCGTTACGGCTAATGAATTGGCAACGATGATGGATGTTTCTGTTAACCAAGTTATTGCTACTTGTATGAGTATTGGTATCATGGTTTCCATCAACCAGCGTTTGGATGCGGAAACCATCAATCTGGTGGCTGAAGAGTTCGGATTCAAAACTGAATATGTAAGTGCGGAAGTGGCACAAGCCATCGTTGAGGAAGAAGATGCTCCCGAGGATTTGCAACCGCGCGCTCCGATTGTAACGGTGATGGGACACGTTGACCACGGTAAGACTTCTTTGCTCGACTATATCCGTAAGGCGAATGTAATTGCAGGTGAAGCGGGAGGTATTACCCAGCATATCGGTGCTTATAATGTGAAATTGGAAGACGGTCGCCGTATAACTTTCCTCGATACTCCGGGGCATGAAGCGTTTACCGCTATGCGTGCACGTGGTGCCAAAGTAACGGATATCGCTATTATTATTGTGGCTGCCGATGATAACGTGATGCCGCAGACGAAGGAAGCGATCAATCATGCGATGGCTGCCGGTGTGCCTATTGTCTTTGCAATCAATAAGGTCGATAAACCGACTGCAAATCCGGATAAGATTAAAGAAGAACTGGCTGCAATGAATTACCTTGTTGAAGAATGGGGTGGTAAATATCAGTCACAAGATATCTCTGCCAAGAAAGGTGTGGGGGTGGAAGACTTGCTGGAAAAAGTATTGCTCGAAGCTGAAATGCTTGAGCTGAAGGCAAATCCGAATCGTAATGCTACGGGGTCTATCATCGAATCTTCCCTGGATAAGGGTCGTGGATATGTGGCTACTGTATTGGTATCTAACGGTACGTTGAAAGTGGGAGACATCATACTGGCAGGAACCAGCTACGGACGTGTGAAGGCTATGTTCAACGAACGTAACCAACGCATCAAGGAAGCAGGACCTTCCGAACCGGCTTTGGTATTGGGATTGAACGGTGCTCCTGCTGCCGGCGACACATTCCATGTGGTTGAAAGCGATCAGGAAGCTCGTGAGATTACCAATAAACGTGAACAGTTGGCTCGCGAACAAGGCTTGCGTACGCAGAAGATTCTTACTCTGGATGAGTTGGGTCGTCGTATCGCTTTGGGTAACTTCCAGGAATTGAATATTATCGTTAAGGGTGACGTGGACGGTTCTGTTGAGGCATTGAGCGACTCGTTGATTAAGTTGTCTACGGAACAAATTCAGGTAAATGTCATCCATAAGGGTGTGGGAGCAATCTCCGAGTCTGATGTTTCTCTGGCTGCCGCTTCGGATGCAATTATCGTCGGATTCCAGGTACGTCCTTCGGGGGCTGCCGCTAAGATGGCCGAACAGGAAGGTGTCGATATCCGTAAGTACTCTGTCATCTACGATGCAATCGAAGAGGTGAAGTCTGCTATGGAGGGTATGTTGGCTCCGGAATTGAAGGAACAGATTACGGCAACTGTCGAAATCCGCGAAGTGTTCAATATCACCAAGGTAGGCCTGGTAGCCGGTGCAATGGTGAAGACCGGAAAGGTGAAACGAAGCGACAAGGCTCGTTTGATCCGCGATGGTATCGTAATCTTTACCGGAAACATCAATGCATTGAAACGCTTCAAGGACGATGTGAAGGAAGTAGGTACCAACTTCGAGTGTGGTATCAGCCTGGTGAACTGCAACGACATGAAGGTAGGCGATATGATCGAGACATTCGAAGAAATAGAAGTGAAACAGACGCTGTAA
- the nusA gene encoding transcription termination factor NusA, whose protein sequence is MAKKEETISLIDTFSEFKELKNIDRTTMVSVLEESFRSVIAKMFGTDENYDVIVNPDKGDFEIWRNREVVADEDLTNPNMQISLSEAQKIDASYEEGEEVTDEVIFAKFGRRAILNLRQTLASKILELEKDSIYNKYIDKVGTIINAEVYQIWKKEMLLLDDEGNELLLPKTEQIPSDFYRKGETARAVVARVDNKNNNPKIILSRTSPVFLQRLFELEVPEISDGLITIKKIARIPGERAKIAVESYDDRIDPVGACVGVKGSRIHGIVRELRNENIDVINYTSNISLFIQRALSPAKISSIRLNEEEKKAEVFLKPEEVSLAIGKGGLNIKLASMLTEYTIDVFRELDENVADEDIYLDEFRDEIDGWVIDAIKAIGIDTAKSVLNAPREMLIEKTDLEEETVDEVIRILKSEFEEDNSADN, encoded by the coding sequence ATGGCCAAAAAAGAAGAAACAATCAGCTTGATTGATACATTTTCGGAATTTAAGGAACTGAAGAATATCGATAGAACGACGATGGTTAGCGTGCTCGAAGAGTCGTTCCGTAGTGTAATCGCGAAAATGTTTGGTACCGATGAAAATTACGACGTGATCGTGAACCCGGACAAGGGTGATTTCGAGATATGGCGTAATCGTGAAGTTGTGGCCGATGAGGATTTGACCAATCCGAATATGCAGATTTCGTTGAGCGAAGCACAGAAAATCGATGCTTCTTACGAAGAAGGCGAAGAGGTGACAGACGAAGTTATCTTTGCCAAGTTCGGACGTCGCGCTATCCTGAATCTCCGTCAGACATTGGCTTCCAAGATTCTGGAACTCGAAAAAGACAGTATTTATAACAAATATATAGATAAGGTAGGTACTATCATCAATGCAGAAGTATATCAGATCTGGAAGAAAGAGATGTTGCTTTTAGACGATGAAGGAAACGAATTGTTGTTGCCTAAGACCGAACAGATCCCGAGCGACTTTTATCGTAAAGGTGAAACGGCCCGTGCAGTAGTTGCCCGCGTGGATAATAAGAATAATAATCCTAAGATTATCTTGTCACGCACCTCTCCCGTTTTCCTGCAACGCCTGTTCGAGTTGGAAGTACCCGAAATTAGTGATGGCTTGATTACCATCAAGAAGATTGCCCGTATCCCCGGCGAACGTGCCAAGATCGCGGTGGAATCTTACGATGACAGAATCGACCCTGTAGGAGCCTGCGTAGGTGTAAAGGGTAGTCGTATTCATGGCATTGTTCGTGAACTTCGCAATGAGAATATCGACGTAATCAATTACACATCGAACATCTCATTGTTTATACAGCGCGCTTTAAGTCCGGCTAAGATTTCTTCTATTCGTCTGAACGAGGAAGAGAAGAAGGCTGAGGTATTCCTCAAACCGGAAGAGGTTTCGCTGGCTATCGGTAAAGGCGGTTTGAATATTAAACTGGCCAGTATGTTAACTGAATACACTATCGACGTGTTCCGTGAGTTGGATGAGAACGTAGCTGACGAAGATATTTATCTCGACGAGTTCAGAGATGAAATAGACGGATGGGTGATCGACGCTATCAAAGCTATCGGCATCGATACGGCGAAGTCTGTGTTGAATGCTCCTCGTGAGATGTTGATTGAAAAGACGGACCTGGAAGAAGAGACAGTGGACGAGGTAATACGCATTTTGAAATCGGAGTTTGAAGAAGATAATTCAGCTGATAATTAA
- the rimP gene encoding ribosome assembly cofactor RimP, with product MIEKKTVCQIVEEWLEGKDYFLVEVTVSPDDKIVVEIEHAEGVWIEDCVELSRFIESKLNREEEDYELEVGSAGIGQPFKVLQQYYIHIGQEVEVLTGDGRKLAGILKDADEEKFTVGVQKKVKPEGAKRPKLVEEDETFTYEQIKYTKYLISFK from the coding sequence ATGATAGAAAAGAAAACTGTTTGTCAGATTGTAGAAGAGTGGCTGGAAGGAAAAGACTATTTTTTAGTAGAGGTGACCGTGAGCCCGGATGACAAGATTGTGGTTGAAATAGAACATGCAGAAGGTGTTTGGATTGAAGATTGTGTGGAGCTTAGTCGCTTTATAGAATCAAAACTGAACCGCGAAGAGGAAGATTATGAACTGGAAGTAGGGTCGGCCGGTATCGGACAACCCTTTAAGGTTCTGCAGCAGTATTATATCCACATCGGACAAGAGGTGGAAGTGCTGACCGGAGACGGACGGAAGCTGGCAGGTATACTGAAAGATGCCGATGAGGAGAAGTTTACGGTAGGCGTACAAAAGAAAGTGAAACCCGAAGGAGCAAAGCGTCCGAAACTGGTGGAAGAGGATGAAACCTTCACTTATGAGCAAATAAAATATACTAAATACTTAATTAGCTTTAAATAG
- a CDS encoding SprT family zinc-dependent metalloprotease translates to MDKIIEDDELGRLIVRVNSRARSLVFRTKSDAVYVSVPPGTTLKEVKRAIENLRGKLLVSRQKLARPLIDLNYKIDAEHFKLSLVPGEKEQFLANSRLGVMEIICPPHADFTDEKLQSWLHKVIEESLRRNAKSILPSRLASLSKQCGLPYSSVKINSSQGRWGSCSARKDINLSYYLVLLPSHLIDYVLLHELCHTREMNHSERFWALLNQLTGGKALALRGELRKYRTEI, encoded by the coding sequence ATGGATAAGATCATAGAAGATGACGAATTGGGACGTCTGATAGTGCGCGTTAATTCACGTGCGAGGAGTCTTGTGTTTCGTACAAAGAGTGATGCTGTTTATGTTTCGGTTCCTCCCGGCACTACGTTGAAAGAAGTGAAGCGGGCGATCGAGAATCTGCGTGGGAAACTTCTGGTTTCCCGTCAAAAACTAGCCCGACCATTGATTGATTTGAATTATAAGATTGATGCGGAACACTTTAAATTGTCCTTGGTGCCCGGTGAAAAGGAACAATTCCTGGCTAATTCCCGGTTGGGGGTTATGGAAATTATTTGTCCGCCTCATGCAGATTTTACAGATGAGAAACTGCAAAGCTGGTTGCATAAGGTAATTGAAGAATCGCTGAGGCGGAATGCGAAAAGTATCCTTCCTTCACGTTTGGCTTCTTTGTCCAAGCAGTGCGGACTTCCTTATTCAAGTGTGAAAATAAACTCCAGTCAAGGTCGATGGGGAAGTTGTTCGGCTCGAAAAGATATTAACTTGTCCTATTATCTGGTTTTACTGCCTTCTCATTTAATAGACTATGTGTTGTTGCACGAATTATGCCATACGCGTGAGATGAATCATAGCGAACGATTTTGGGCATTACTAAATCAGCTTACAGGAGGGAAAGCTTTGGCTTTAAGGGGAGAATTGAGAAAGTACCGTACGGAAATCTAA
- a CDS encoding RNA polymerase sigma factor has translation MQEISFRNDILPLKDKLFRLALRITLDRAEAEDVVQETMIRVWKMRDEWSQFESVEAYCLTVAKNLAIDRSQKKEAQNVELTPEMEEEPDANSPYDRMIHDERMNIINRLVNELPEKQRLIMQLRDIEGESYKKIAKVLNLTEEQVKVNLFRARQKVKQRYLEIDEYGL, from the coding sequence ATGCAAGAAATCAGCTTCCGAAACGATATTTTGCCGTTGAAGGATAAACTCTTTCGATTGGCTCTCAGAATCACTTTGGATAGAGCCGAAGCTGAGGATGTCGTTCAGGAAACTATGATCAGAGTGTGGAAGATGCGTGATGAGTGGTCTCAATTTGAATCGGTCGAAGCCTATTGCCTGACAGTGGCAAAGAATCTGGCGATAGATCGAAGTCAGAAGAAAGAAGCTCAAAATGTGGAACTCACTCCCGAAATGGAGGAAGAACCTGATGCAAACAGTCCGTATGACCGGATGATTCATGATGAAAGAATGAACATTATTAATAGACTGGTAAACGAACTGCCCGAAAAACAGCGGCTCATCATGCAACTGAGGGACATTGAAGGTGAAAGCTATAAGAAAATTGCAAAGGTGCTGAATCTGACAGAGGAACAAGTTAAAGTGAACCTCTTCAGAGCCAGACAAAAAGTAAAACAAAGGTACTTAGAAATTGACGAATATGGATTATAA
- the argB gene encoding acetylglutamate kinase, whose amino-acid sequence MREKLTVIKVGGKIVEEEATLRRLLNDFAAIAGHKVLVHGGGRSATKIAAQLGIESKMVNGRRITDAETLKVVTMVYGGLVNKKIVAGLQLRGVNALGLTGADMNVIRSVKRPVKEVDYGFVGDVETVDATLLSDLIHKGVVPVMAPLTHDGHGNMLNTNADTIAGETAKALSALFDVTLVYCFEKKGVLRDENDDDSVIPQITRAEFEQYVADGIIQGGMIPKLENSFEAIDAGVSEVVITLASAINDAGGTRIKK is encoded by the coding sequence ATGAGAGAAAAACTAACAGTTATTAAGGTGGGTGGCAAAATCGTAGAAGAGGAAGCCACCCTTCGTCGGTTGTTAAATGACTTTGCCGCTATCGCCGGACATAAAGTATTGGTTCATGGCGGCGGCCGTTCGGCTACAAAGATTGCCGCACAACTGGGTATTGAAAGCAAAATGGTAAATGGTCGTCGGATTACCGATGCCGAAACCTTGAAGGTTGTAACGATGGTATACGGCGGATTAGTGAATAAAAAGATTGTAGCCGGTCTGCAACTGCGCGGAGTCAATGCACTCGGATTGACCGGAGCGGATATGAATGTGATCCGTTCGGTGAAACGTCCGGTGAAAGAGGTAGACTACGGTTTTGTGGGTGATGTGGAAACGGTGGACGCTACTTTGTTATCGGATTTGATACATAAGGGAGTGGTTCCGGTAATGGCTCCGTTGACACATGACGGACACGGTAATATGCTGAATACGAACGCAGATACCATTGCCGGGGAAACAGCGAAAGCGTTGTCGGCTCTGTTTGATGTGACATTGGTATACTGTTTTGAGAAGAAAGGCGTGTTGCGTGACGAGAATGATGACGATAGTGTGATTCCCCAAATTACTCGTGCAGAATTCGAACAATATGTAGCTGACGGCATTATTCAGGGAGGAATGATTCCCAAGTTGGAGAATTCTTTTGAAGCAATAGATGCCGGAGTTTCTGAAGTGGTAATCACTTTAGCGTCAGCGATTAACGATGCCGGTGGAACCAGAATAAAAAAATAA
- the speA gene encoding biosynthetic arginine decarboxylase gives MRKWRIEDSEELYNITGWGTSYFGINDKGHVVVTPRKDGVSVDLKELVDELQLRDVTAPMLVRFPDILDNRIEKMSSCFKQAAEEYGYKGENFIIYPIKVNQMRPVVEEIISHGKKFNLGLEAGSKPELHAVIAVNTDSDSLIVCNGYKDESYIELALLAQKMGKRIFLVVEKMNELKLIAKMAKQLNVQPNVGIRIKLASSGSGKWEESGGDASKFGLTSSELLEALDFLESKGMKDCLKLIHFHIGSQVTKIRRIKTALREASQFYVQLHSMGFNVEFVDIGGGLGVDYDGTRSSNSEGSVNYSIQEYVNDSISTLVDVSDKNGIPHPNIITESGRALTAHHSVLIFEVLETATLPEWDDEEEIAPDAHELVQELYGIWDTLNQNKMLEAWHDAQQIREEALDLFSHGIVDLKTRAQIERLYWSITREINQIAGGLKHAPDEFRGLSKLLADKYFCNFSLFQSLPDSWAIDQIFPIMPIQRLDEKPERSATLQDITCDSDGKIANFISTRNVAHYLPVHALKKTEPYYVAVFLVGAYQEILGDMHNLFGDTNAVHVSVNDKGYNIEQIIDGETVAEVLDYVQYNPKKLVRTLETWVTKSVKEGKISLEEGKEFLSNYRSGLYGYTYLE, from the coding sequence ATGAGAAAGTGGCGTATTGAAGATTCTGAGGAACTCTACAACATCACAGGTTGGGGCACCTCGTACTTTGGTATTAATGACAAGGGTCATGTTGTTGTTACACCTCGTAAAGACGGAGTGTCTGTCGATCTGAAAGAACTGGTCGATGAGTTGCAATTGCGTGATGTGACAGCTCCCATGCTGGTGCGTTTTCCGGATATTTTGGACAACCGTATTGAAAAGATGTCGTCTTGCTTTAAACAGGCGGCCGAAGAATATGGATATAAAGGCGAGAACTTTATTATTTATCCGATTAAGGTCAACCAGATGCGTCCGGTGGTGGAAGAGATTATCAGCCACGGAAAGAAGTTCAATCTCGGACTGGAAGCCGGTTCCAAACCGGAACTTCACGCGGTGATCGCCGTCAATACGGATTCTGACTCATTAATTGTTTGTAACGGATATAAAGACGAAAGTTATATTGAATTGGCTCTGCTTGCCCAGAAGATGGGGAAACGTATCTTCCTTGTCGTGGAGAAGATGAACGAATTGAAGCTGATTGCGAAAATGGCCAAACAGCTGAATGTGCAGCCTAACGTCGGTATACGTATCAAACTTGCTTCTTCCGGTAGCGGAAAGTGGGAAGAGTCGGGAGGGGATGCCAGCAAGTTCGGCTTGACCTCCAGTGAACTTCTTGAAGCACTCGACTTCTTGGAGAGCAAAGGAATGAAGGATTGTCTGAAACTGATTCATTTCCATATCGGCAGTCAGGTAACGAAGATACGGCGTATTAAAACGGCTTTGCGTGAGGCTTCGCAATTCTATGTGCAGCTGCATTCGATGGGATTCAATGTCGAATTTGTCGATATTGGTGGCGGATTGGGAGTGGATTATGACGGAACCCGCTCATCAAATAGTGAAGGTAGCGTAAACTATTCCATTCAGGAGTATGTAAACGACTCAATTTCTACTTTGGTAGACGTGAGTGATAAAAATGGTATCCCGCATCCGAATATCATAACGGAAAGTGGACGTGCATTGACGGCACATCATTCCGTTCTTATCTTTGAGGTACTTGAAACCGCTACCTTACCCGAATGGGATGATGAAGAAGAGATTGCTCCGGATGCTCATGAACTGGTGCAGGAACTGTACGGTATCTGGGATACATTGAATCAGAACAAGATGTTGGAAGCATGGCACGATGCGCAGCAGATCAGGGAGGAGGCATTGGACCTGTTCAGTCATGGAATTGTGGATTTGAAAACCCGTGCACAAATCGAGCGGCTGTATTGGTCGATTACACGTGAAATCAATCAGATTGCCGGAGGTTTGAAGCATGCGCCTGATGAATTCCGCGGACTATCCAAATTGCTTGCCGATAAATATTTCTGTAACTTCTCATTGTTTCAGTCGCTTCCCGACTCTTGGGCAATCGACCAGATATTCCCGATTATGCCTATTCAGCGATTGGATGAGAAACCGGAACGTTCGGCCACTTTACAAGATATAACCTGTGATTCGGATGGTAAAATTGCCAATTTTATTTCTACACGTAACGTTGCTCATTATCTGCCTGTACATGCACTGAAGAAAACAGAACCTTATTATGTGGCTGTGTTCCTGGTGGGGGCTTATCAGGAGATTTTGGGAGATATGCACAATTTGTTCGGCGACACGAATGCCGTGCATGTTTCGGTGAACGATAAAGGATATAATATCGAACAGATTATTGACGGAGAAACGGTGGCGGAGGTATTGGACTATGTGCAGTATAATCCGAAAAAACTGGTACGTACATTGGAAACTTGGGTGACGAAGTCTGTGAAAGAAGGAAAAATCTCTTTGGAAGAAGGAAAAGAATTCCTTTCCAACTATCGTTCGGGGCTTTACGGATATACTTATTTGGAATAA